In Vigna radiata var. radiata cultivar VC1973A chromosome 3, Vradiata_ver6, whole genome shotgun sequence, the following proteins share a genomic window:
- the LOC106757592 gene encoding uncharacterized protein LOC106757592 isoform X4, with the protein MELLNVTVNPEQGDTSSPHLRHGLNLSQTSFRHESGRNLLPNQQSAVNGYMQGQQVFQTRQNEANILGMETESDWHSLSRGIPVLESQGSGLELYKKNLARNDATESPVNFDFFGGQQQMSGRHSAMLQPLPRQQSGITEMHLLQQQAVFNQMHEFQRQQQFHQIEAKQQNSMTPTSSISKQAVGSHSASLSGIPINETSKLIWQPEVLSTNANWLQHGASPVLHGASNGLMLSPEQGQALRLMGLAPNQGDQSLYGVPISGSRGTPNLYSHVQADKPAAPQLSIPHQYSHVHGDKPALQHISAGDSSFSPHQYAAFSDQINTNDGTSVSRPDLQGKSMFGSTSSGISSGLNMENLQQMNSEQRIVPMRDFHGRQELGGSVEMSQDKMLEQTPILQNVATLDPTEEKILFGSDDSLWDGFGRNSGAFNMLDSTDSFSGFPSVQSGSWSALMQSAVAESSSGDIGKQEESSGLSFQNTGRSYGNERPPTIDGSKGQSVWSDNNVPSASNINSRPFLRPDDVNRPNAAENYSGVSGFHQSGSDTLHEQHNRLQSNSSRSMPQFLDRGKWLDCSPQQKQLAEGGHMYGNAANSSGLEKNQQTILFGNGSGDPFNKSNGWDIVKSPPFNRSSNFKVHENENSSQPHHEKAVHEEMGQVPAIWERDSDANSSVGMEHVKSAGNMQVCGEEFGTNGISELPNSGTAWFSQHINKQLPNVDVWRDAESAGSYRRNEISGKYKHHMNKNPLVLESSKNGKVEGETHDLEDSNKKEKSADSLGSNPSHPRAGGMRENSSFDGNDLHSPKLSGQGNRRPLVTRKFQYHPMGDLGVEMEPYGNKRAINSQPMAHQPFGGLKGRDQSYLGQSNYGHSDRNYNEINKGDSISLDTNASKSILPGQMPKKIASFDRSVGNYASQKIILPRGPETESSDGLVAHHQQNQSLLSQGFGLQLAPPTQRLPVVPSRSSIEKDHTAPHMSETRDKDQTWLGTDQTFTSRDPSHGELRSNISSAQGNFFDKASQYDVLGSIPQAFTSGFPFSRVHSHNQSLANFSGQVANTQSANVTFTASVNHTDEYFEKAQTSQSELASAQDMSQLNGLDQDHPRDPGNQILTAEADTQSSVTFSASQHGTVSKVTHNAWTCFSSKQHPNASRFLSPPQQINDHEMITGSQNPVDEGFEKDFNVVSDTDPCAAYSNSLVKDISVQQTLPENDITTEEAAGASHLKEPVGKHTFDATQPSPAATPRDIEAFGRSLRANIVLNHNISLLDQVQPTRNGEVDPSNRDVKRLKVSDNVVDKQLVDSKCGQQMSHGYDNVVKDGTGNNSMLSPNPNMLSFSTKPLDGQDTNASSQEEVGYGKKTEVADSNKGASVKSDYSLVNPQMAPSWFERYGTYKNGKMLPMYNVQKMTAAKIIDQPFVVPNQSIEQTHNVSEAQLSNPRESPMSLSVANKPVDSQLSTPAIEPELVFVRPKKRKTATSELIPWHEEILEGSERLRDISTAELDWARSANRLIEKVEGSVEVVEDLSAVVKSKRRLVLTTQLMQQLLGPPPASVLVADVKLHHESMVYSVARLALGEACSSISWSRCDTLLAPGSKNLLHEKCKSSDKIDQYILKVTDFVGRTRKLEDDILRLNSKASILDLRLECQDLERYSVINRFAKFHGRGQNDGVEASSSSDANTNAQKSFPLKYVTAVPLPRNLPDRFFPLQNPFDRDVTFHQQNVSASKVVDLIYFWYLINID; encoded by the exons ATGGAGCTTCTCAATGTCACTGTGA ATCCTGAGCAGGGGGACACAAGCTCTCCACATTTGCGACATGGTTTGAACCTTTCACAGACTAGTTTTAGGCATGAGTCTGGCAGAAATTTGTTGCCAAACCAGCAATCAGCTGTGAATGGCTATATGCAGGGACAACAGGTCTTTCAGACCAGGCAGAATGAAGCAAACATTTTAGGAATGGAAACAGAATCTGATTGGCATAGTCTGTCAAGAGGAATTCCAGTGCTGGAGTCCCAAGGGAGTGGTCTTGAACTCTACAAGAAAAACTTGGCTAGGAATGATGCTACTGAATCTCCAgtcaattttgatttttttggagGTCAACAGCAAATGAGTGGACGACATAGTGCAATGCTTCAACCTTTACCTAGACAGCAGTCAGGAATAACTGAAATGCATTTATTACAGCAGCAAGCAGTATTTAACCAGATGCATGAAtttcagaggcaacaacaattTCACCAAATAGAAGCGAAGCAACAGAATTCTATGACTCCTACTTCCTCCATTTCAAAACAGGCAGTTGGAAGCCATTCTGCATCTCTCAGTGGCATTCCCATTAATGAGACATCTAAGCTTATATGGCAGCCTGAAGTATTATCAACTAATGCTAATTGGCTCCAGCATGGTGCCTCTCCAGTTCTTCATGGGGCCTCAAATGGACTTATGTTATCCCCTGAACAAGGACAGGCATTGCGTCTGATGGGTCTGGCTCCTAATCAGGGTGACCAGTCCCTTTATGGGGTTCCAATTTCTGGTTCAAGGGGCACTCCTAACCTGTATTCTCATGTTCAAGCAGATAAGCCTGCAGCGCCTCAGCTTTCCATACCACACCAGTATTCTCATGTTCATGGGGACAAACCTGCACTGCAGCACATATCAGCTGGTGATAGTTCATTTTCTCCTCATCAGTATGCTGCATTTTCAGACCAAATTAACACAAATGATGGGACTTCAGTTTCAAGGCCAGATCTTCAGGGGAAGAGTATGTTTGGTTCTACTTCTAGTGGTATAAGTAGTGGACTGAATATGGAGAATTTGCAGCAAATGAATTCTGAGCAAAGAATTGTTCCAATGCGAGATTTTCATGGGAGACAAGAACTTGGGGGATCTGTGGAAATGTCACAGGACAAAATGCTAGAGCAGACTCCTATTTTGCAGAATGTGGCTACCTTAGATCCAACTGAAGAGAAGATTTTGTTTGGTTCAGATGACAGCCTGTGGGATGGATTTGGTAGGAATTCAGGTGCTTTCAATATGCTAGATAGTACAGATAGCTTTAGTGGGTTTCCATCTGTTCAGAGTGGGAGTTGGAGTGCACTTATGCAGTCTGCTGTAGCAGAATCTTCTAGTGGTGACATAGGCAAACAAGAGGAGTCTAGTGGTCTGAGTTTCCAGAATACAGGACGGTCATATGGAAATGAGCGACCTCCAACTATTGATGGAAGCAAAGGACAATCTGTTTGGAGTGACAATAACGTGCCATCTGCATCCAATATAAATTCAAGACCTTTCCTACGGCCTGATGATGTTAATAGGCCAAATGCTGCTGAAAATTATTCTGGTGTTTCTGGGTTTCATCAGTCAGGTTCTGATACTTTGCATGAACAGCATAACAGGTTGCAGAGTAACTCTTCGAGATCAATGCCACAATTTTTAGATAGAGGCAAATGGTTAGATTGCAGTCCTCAGCAAAAACAACTTGCAGAAGGGGGTCATATGTACGGAAATGCTGCTAACTCTTCAGGTTTGGAGAAAAACCAACAAACCATATTGTTTGGAAATGGTAGTGGTGATCCTTTCAATAAATCCAATGGATGGGATATTGTGAAATCACCACCATTCAACAGGAGTTCAAATTTTAAAGTCCATGAGAATGAAAACTCATCACAGCCCCATCATGAGAAAGCTGTGCATGAGGAGATGGGCCAAGTTCCTGCTATATGGGAACGTGATTCTGATGCTAATTCATCTGTTGGAATGGAACATGTGAAATCTGCAGGTAATATGCAGGTTTGTGGGGAGGAATTTGGCACCAATGGTATTTCTGAATTGCCAAATTCTGGCACTGCATGGTTCAGCCAGCATATCAACAAGCAGCTTCCTAATGTTGATGTATGGAGGGATGCAGAGTCAGCAGGGAGCTATAGAAGAAATGAGATTTCAGGAAAGTATAAGCATCATATGAATAAGAACCCATTAGTTTTGGAATCATCAAAGAATGGAAAGGTAGAAGGTGAGACACATGATTTAGAGGACTctaacaaaaaggaaaaatcagCAGATAGTCTTGGCTCTAATCCTTCCCATCCTAGAGCTGGTGGTATGAGAGAAAATAGTAGTTTTGATGGCAATGATTTGCATAGTCCAAAGTTATCTGGTCAGGGTAATCGAAGACCTCTTGTGACTCGTAAATTTCAGTATCACCCAATGGGGGATCTGGGTGTTGAAATGGAACCTTATGGAAACAAGCGTGCCATAAATTCACAGCCTATGGCCCATCAGCCCTTTGGAGGGCTTAAAGGTCGGGACCAAAGCTATCTTGGACAGTCAAATTATGGTCATTCTGACAggaattataatgaaataaataag GGTGATTCAATAAGCTTGGATACAAATGCTTCAAAAAGCATACTCCCGGGTCAAATGCCAAAAAAAATAGCCTCATTTGATAGAAGTGTTGGGAATTATGCCTCACAGAAGATTATCTTGCCCAG GGGGCCTGAAACTGAATCTTCTGATGGGTTGGTTGCACATCATCAGCAGAATCAAAGTCTTTTGTCGCAGGGCTTTGGTCTACAATTGGCTCCTCCTACTCAAAGGCTTCCTGTGGTACCTTCTCGTAGCTCAATAGAGAAAGATCACACTGCACCACACATGTCTGAGACGAGGGATAAGGACCAAACATGGTTAGGTACTGATCAGACTTTTACTTCTCGAGATCCATCTCATGGGGAGCTTAGGAGTAATATTTCTAGTGCACAAGGAAATTTTTTTGATAAGGCCTCACAATATGATGTGCTGGGAAGCATTCCACAGGCTTTTACATCTGGCTTTCCTTTCTCCAGGGTCCATTCTCATAATCAGAGTTTGGCAAATTTTAGTGGACAAGTAGCAAATACTCAATCTGCCAATGTAACTTTCACTGCTTCCGTGAATCATACTGATGAATACTTTGAAAAAGCTCAAACTAGTCAATCTGAGTTGGCTTCTGCTCAGGATATGTCCCAGCTGAATGGTTTAGACCAAGATCATCCGAGAGATCCTGGCAACCAAATTTTGACAGCTGAGGCTGACACTCAATCTTCTGTTACTTTCAGTGCATCTCAACATGGCACTGTTTCAAAAGTTACACACAATGCATGGACATGTTTTTCTAGCAAGCAGCATCCTAATGCTTCGAGGTTTCTATCCCCACCCCAACAAATTAATGATCATGAAATGATCACTGGCTCACAAAATCCAGTTGATGAGGGTTTTGAGAAAGATTTTAATGTTGTCTCTGATACTGATCCTTGTGCTGCTTACTCCAACAGTTTGGTTAAAGATATTTCTGTGCAGCAGACATTACCTGAGAATGATATTACTACTGAAGAGGCTGCAGGTGCATCACACCTGAAGGAACCTGTTGGGAAACATACATTTGATGCAACTCAACCTAGCCCAGCTGCTACTCCCAGAGATATTGAGGCTTTTGGTCGATCATTAAGAGCAAATATTGTTTTGAATCATAATATCTCATTGTTGGATCAAGTTCAACCCACAAGAAACGGAGAGGTTGATCCTAGTAATCGGGATGTGAAGAGATTGAAAGTATCTGATAATGTGGTGGACAAACAGCTGGTAGATTCCAAATGTGGGCAACAAATGTCACATGGATATGATAATGTGGTCAAAGATGGTACAGGTAATAATTCCATGCTATCACCAAATCCTAATATGCTCAGCTTTTCGACAAAGCCCCTTGACGGACAGGACACTAATGCATCTTCTCAAGAGGAGGTTGGTTATGGTAAAAAAACTGAGGTTGCTGACAGTAATAAAGGAGCTTCTGTTAAAAGTGATTATTCTCTGGTAAATCCTCAGATGGCACCATCATGGTTTGAGCGATATGGAACTTATAAAAATGGTAAGATGTTGCCAATGTATAATGTACAGAAGATGACTGCTGCTAAGATTATAGACCAGCCTTTCGTTGTACCAAACCAATCAATAGAGCAAACTCACAATGTTAGTGAGGCTCAGCTAAGTAACCCAAGGGAAAGTCCAATGTCTCTGTCAGTTGCAAATAAGCCTGTAGACTCTCAGTTATCAACTCCTGCCATTGAGCCCGAATTGGTTTTTGTAAGGCCAAAGAAGCGAAAAACTGCCACATCTGAACTCATACCATGGCATGAAGAAATATTAGAAGGTTCTGAAAGGCTTCGAGATATTAG TACGGCTGAGTTAGATTGGGCTCGAAGTGCAAACAGACTGATTGAGAAG gtTGAAGGCAGTGTGGAGGTAGTTGAAGATTTGTCAGCAGTTGTGAAGTCAAAAAGAAGGCTTGTCTTGACTACACAGCTCATGCAGCAACTACTTGGCCCTCCTCCAGCTTCAGTTCTTGTAGCAGACGTGAAGTTGCATCATGAGAGTATGGTCTACTCAGTTGCCAGATTAGCATTAGGAGAAGCATGCAGTTCAATTTCATGGTCCAGATGTGATACACTTTTGGCTCCCGGCAGTAAGAACTT ACTGCATGAAAAGTGTAAATCGTCTGATAAAATTGATCAGTACATTTTGAAAGTTACGGACTTTGTTGGTAGAACAAGGAAACTGGAAGACGATATATTAAG ATTAAATAGCAAAGCCTCAATTCTAGACTTGAGGTTGGAATGTCAAGATCTGGAAAGATATTCTGTCATCAATCGATTTGCGAAGTTCCATGGGAGGGGACAAAATGATGGGGTAGAGGCCTCATCATCTTCGGATGCAAATACTAATGCTCAAAAATCGTTCCCCCTTAAATATGTTACTGCAGTTCCATTGCCTAGGAATCTCCCAGACAGG TTCTTCCCATTGCAAAACCCCTTTGACAGGGATGTTACATTCCATCAGCAAAATGTAAGTGCGTCAAAAGTTGTGGACTTGATTTACTTTtggtatttaattaatattgattga
- the LOC106757592 gene encoding uncharacterized protein LOC106757592 isoform X2, with translation MPGNEVGDRVHNFFGQENLSEGQYHSQAVDGNWPGLSNNLWAGTQRPIGVPFVSNLKNFNQQQSDPEQGDTSSPHLRHGLNLSQTSFRHESGRNLLPNQQSAVNGYMQGQQVFQTRQNEANILGMETESDWHSLSRGIPVLESQGSGLELYKKNLARNDATESPVNFDFFGGQQQMSGRHSAMLQPLPRQQSGITEMHLLQQQAVFNQMHEFQRQQQFHQIEAKQQNSMTPTSSISKQAVGSHSASLSGIPINETSKLIWQPEVLSTNANWLQHGASPVLHGASNGLMLSPEQGQALRLMGLAPNQGDQSLYGVPISGSRGTPNLYSHVQADKPAAPQLSIPHQYSHVHGDKPALQHISAGDSSFSPHQYAAFSDQINTNDGTSVSRPDLQGKSMFGSTSSGISSGLNMENLQQMNSEQRIVPMRDFHGRQELGGSVEMSQDKMLEQTPILQNVATLDPTEEKILFGSDDSLWDGFGRNSGAFNMLDSTDSFSGFPSVQSGSWSALMQSAVAESSSGDIGKQEESSGLSFQNTGRSYGNERPPTIDGSKGQSVWSDNNVPSASNINSRPFLRPDDVNRPNAAENYSGVSGFHQSGSDTLHEQHNRLQSNSSRSMPQFLDRGKWLDCSPQQKQLAEGGHMYGNAANSSGLEKNQQTILFGNGSGDPFNKSNGWDIVKSPPFNRSSNFKVHENENSSQPHHEKAVHEEMGQVPAIWERDSDANSSVGMEHVKSAGNMQVCGEEFGTNGISELPNSGTAWFSQHINKQLPNVDVWRDAESAGSYRRNEISGKYKHHMNKNPLVLESSKNGKVEGETHDLEDSNKKEKSADSLGSNPSHPRAGGMRENSSFDGNDLHSPKLSGQGNRRPLVTRKFQYHPMGDLGVEMEPYGNKRAINSQPMAHQPFGGLKGRDQSYLGQSNYGHSDRNYNEINKGDSISLDTNASKSILPGQMPKKIASFDRSVGNYASQKIILPRGPETESSDGLVAHHQQNQSLLSQGFGLQLAPPTQRLPVVPSRSSIEKDHTAPHMSETRDKDQTWLGTDQTFTSRDPSHGELRSNISSAQGNFFDKASQYDVLGSIPQAFTSGFPFSRVHSHNQSLANFSGQVANTQSANVTFTASVNHTDEYFEKAQTSQSELASAQDMSQLNGLDQDHPRDPGNQILTAEADTQSSVTFSASQHGTVSKVTHNAWTCFSSKQHPNASRFLSPPQQINDHEMITGSQNPVDEGFEKDFNVVSDTDPCAAYSNSLVKDISVQQTLPENDITTEEAAGASHLKEPVGKHTFDATQPSPAATPRDIEAFGRSLRANIVLNHNISLLDQVQPTRNGEVDPSNRDVKRLKVSDNVVDKQLVDSKCGQQMSHGYDNVVKDGTGNNSMLSPNPNMLSFSTKPLDGQDTNASSQEEVGYGKKTEVADSNKGASVKSDYSLVNPQMAPSWFERYGTYKNGKMLPMYNVQKMTAAKIIDQPFVVPNQSIEQTHNVSEAQLSNPRESPMSLSVANKPVDSQLSTPAIEPELVFVRPKKRKTATSELIPWHEEILEGSERLRDISTAELDWARSANRLIEKVEGSVEVVEDLSAVVKSKRRLVLTTQLMQQLLGPPPASVLVADVKLHHESMVYSVARLALGEACSSISWSRCDTLLAPGSKNLLHEKCKSSDKIDQYILKVTDFVGRTRKLEDDILRLNSKASILDLRLECQDLERYSVINRFAKFHGRGQNDGVEASSSSDANTNAQKSFPLKYVTAVPLPRNLPDRVQCLSL, from the exons ATGCCTGGAAACGAAGTAGGAGACAGGGTCCATAATTTTTTTGGTCAAGAGAACTTGTCCGAGGGACAATATCATTCTCAAGCGGTTGATGGGAACTGGCCAGGACTAAGCAACAATTTGTGGGCTGGTACCCAGAGACCGATTGGTGTGCCTTTTGTTTCCAATTTGAAGAATTTTAATCAACAACAATCAG ATCCTGAGCAGGGGGACACAAGCTCTCCACATTTGCGACATGGTTTGAACCTTTCACAGACTAGTTTTAGGCATGAGTCTGGCAGAAATTTGTTGCCAAACCAGCAATCAGCTGTGAATGGCTATATGCAGGGACAACAGGTCTTTCAGACCAGGCAGAATGAAGCAAACATTTTAGGAATGGAAACAGAATCTGATTGGCATAGTCTGTCAAGAGGAATTCCAGTGCTGGAGTCCCAAGGGAGTGGTCTTGAACTCTACAAGAAAAACTTGGCTAGGAATGATGCTACTGAATCTCCAgtcaattttgatttttttggagGTCAACAGCAAATGAGTGGACGACATAGTGCAATGCTTCAACCTTTACCTAGACAGCAGTCAGGAATAACTGAAATGCATTTATTACAGCAGCAAGCAGTATTTAACCAGATGCATGAAtttcagaggcaacaacaattTCACCAAATAGAAGCGAAGCAACAGAATTCTATGACTCCTACTTCCTCCATTTCAAAACAGGCAGTTGGAAGCCATTCTGCATCTCTCAGTGGCATTCCCATTAATGAGACATCTAAGCTTATATGGCAGCCTGAAGTATTATCAACTAATGCTAATTGGCTCCAGCATGGTGCCTCTCCAGTTCTTCATGGGGCCTCAAATGGACTTATGTTATCCCCTGAACAAGGACAGGCATTGCGTCTGATGGGTCTGGCTCCTAATCAGGGTGACCAGTCCCTTTATGGGGTTCCAATTTCTGGTTCAAGGGGCACTCCTAACCTGTATTCTCATGTTCAAGCAGATAAGCCTGCAGCGCCTCAGCTTTCCATACCACACCAGTATTCTCATGTTCATGGGGACAAACCTGCACTGCAGCACATATCAGCTGGTGATAGTTCATTTTCTCCTCATCAGTATGCTGCATTTTCAGACCAAATTAACACAAATGATGGGACTTCAGTTTCAAGGCCAGATCTTCAGGGGAAGAGTATGTTTGGTTCTACTTCTAGTGGTATAAGTAGTGGACTGAATATGGAGAATTTGCAGCAAATGAATTCTGAGCAAAGAATTGTTCCAATGCGAGATTTTCATGGGAGACAAGAACTTGGGGGATCTGTGGAAATGTCACAGGACAAAATGCTAGAGCAGACTCCTATTTTGCAGAATGTGGCTACCTTAGATCCAACTGAAGAGAAGATTTTGTTTGGTTCAGATGACAGCCTGTGGGATGGATTTGGTAGGAATTCAGGTGCTTTCAATATGCTAGATAGTACAGATAGCTTTAGTGGGTTTCCATCTGTTCAGAGTGGGAGTTGGAGTGCACTTATGCAGTCTGCTGTAGCAGAATCTTCTAGTGGTGACATAGGCAAACAAGAGGAGTCTAGTGGTCTGAGTTTCCAGAATACAGGACGGTCATATGGAAATGAGCGACCTCCAACTATTGATGGAAGCAAAGGACAATCTGTTTGGAGTGACAATAACGTGCCATCTGCATCCAATATAAATTCAAGACCTTTCCTACGGCCTGATGATGTTAATAGGCCAAATGCTGCTGAAAATTATTCTGGTGTTTCTGGGTTTCATCAGTCAGGTTCTGATACTTTGCATGAACAGCATAACAGGTTGCAGAGTAACTCTTCGAGATCAATGCCACAATTTTTAGATAGAGGCAAATGGTTAGATTGCAGTCCTCAGCAAAAACAACTTGCAGAAGGGGGTCATATGTACGGAAATGCTGCTAACTCTTCAGGTTTGGAGAAAAACCAACAAACCATATTGTTTGGAAATGGTAGTGGTGATCCTTTCAATAAATCCAATGGATGGGATATTGTGAAATCACCACCATTCAACAGGAGTTCAAATTTTAAAGTCCATGAGAATGAAAACTCATCACAGCCCCATCATGAGAAAGCTGTGCATGAGGAGATGGGCCAAGTTCCTGCTATATGGGAACGTGATTCTGATGCTAATTCATCTGTTGGAATGGAACATGTGAAATCTGCAGGTAATATGCAGGTTTGTGGGGAGGAATTTGGCACCAATGGTATTTCTGAATTGCCAAATTCTGGCACTGCATGGTTCAGCCAGCATATCAACAAGCAGCTTCCTAATGTTGATGTATGGAGGGATGCAGAGTCAGCAGGGAGCTATAGAAGAAATGAGATTTCAGGAAAGTATAAGCATCATATGAATAAGAACCCATTAGTTTTGGAATCATCAAAGAATGGAAAGGTAGAAGGTGAGACACATGATTTAGAGGACTctaacaaaaaggaaaaatcagCAGATAGTCTTGGCTCTAATCCTTCCCATCCTAGAGCTGGTGGTATGAGAGAAAATAGTAGTTTTGATGGCAATGATTTGCATAGTCCAAAGTTATCTGGTCAGGGTAATCGAAGACCTCTTGTGACTCGTAAATTTCAGTATCACCCAATGGGGGATCTGGGTGTTGAAATGGAACCTTATGGAAACAAGCGTGCCATAAATTCACAGCCTATGGCCCATCAGCCCTTTGGAGGGCTTAAAGGTCGGGACCAAAGCTATCTTGGACAGTCAAATTATGGTCATTCTGACAggaattataatgaaataaataag GGTGATTCAATAAGCTTGGATACAAATGCTTCAAAAAGCATACTCCCGGGTCAAATGCCAAAAAAAATAGCCTCATTTGATAGAAGTGTTGGGAATTATGCCTCACAGAAGATTATCTTGCCCAG GGGGCCTGAAACTGAATCTTCTGATGGGTTGGTTGCACATCATCAGCAGAATCAAAGTCTTTTGTCGCAGGGCTTTGGTCTACAATTGGCTCCTCCTACTCAAAGGCTTCCTGTGGTACCTTCTCGTAGCTCAATAGAGAAAGATCACACTGCACCACACATGTCTGAGACGAGGGATAAGGACCAAACATGGTTAGGTACTGATCAGACTTTTACTTCTCGAGATCCATCTCATGGGGAGCTTAGGAGTAATATTTCTAGTGCACAAGGAAATTTTTTTGATAAGGCCTCACAATATGATGTGCTGGGAAGCATTCCACAGGCTTTTACATCTGGCTTTCCTTTCTCCAGGGTCCATTCTCATAATCAGAGTTTGGCAAATTTTAGTGGACAAGTAGCAAATACTCAATCTGCCAATGTAACTTTCACTGCTTCCGTGAATCATACTGATGAATACTTTGAAAAAGCTCAAACTAGTCAATCTGAGTTGGCTTCTGCTCAGGATATGTCCCAGCTGAATGGTTTAGACCAAGATCATCCGAGAGATCCTGGCAACCAAATTTTGACAGCTGAGGCTGACACTCAATCTTCTGTTACTTTCAGTGCATCTCAACATGGCACTGTTTCAAAAGTTACACACAATGCATGGACATGTTTTTCTAGCAAGCAGCATCCTAATGCTTCGAGGTTTCTATCCCCACCCCAACAAATTAATGATCATGAAATGATCACTGGCTCACAAAATCCAGTTGATGAGGGTTTTGAGAAAGATTTTAATGTTGTCTCTGATACTGATCCTTGTGCTGCTTACTCCAACAGTTTGGTTAAAGATATTTCTGTGCAGCAGACATTACCTGAGAATGATATTACTACTGAAGAGGCTGCAGGTGCATCACACCTGAAGGAACCTGTTGGGAAACATACATTTGATGCAACTCAACCTAGCCCAGCTGCTACTCCCAGAGATATTGAGGCTTTTGGTCGATCATTAAGAGCAAATATTGTTTTGAATCATAATATCTCATTGTTGGATCAAGTTCAACCCACAAGAAACGGAGAGGTTGATCCTAGTAATCGGGATGTGAAGAGATTGAAAGTATCTGATAATGTGGTGGACAAACAGCTGGTAGATTCCAAATGTGGGCAACAAATGTCACATGGATATGATAATGTGGTCAAAGATGGTACAGGTAATAATTCCATGCTATCACCAAATCCTAATATGCTCAGCTTTTCGACAAAGCCCCTTGACGGACAGGACACTAATGCATCTTCTCAAGAGGAGGTTGGTTATGGTAAAAAAACTGAGGTTGCTGACAGTAATAAAGGAGCTTCTGTTAAAAGTGATTATTCTCTGGTAAATCCTCAGATGGCACCATCATGGTTTGAGCGATATGGAACTTATAAAAATGGTAAGATGTTGCCAATGTATAATGTACAGAAGATGACTGCTGCTAAGATTATAGACCAGCCTTTCGTTGTACCAAACCAATCAATAGAGCAAACTCACAATGTTAGTGAGGCTCAGCTAAGTAACCCAAGGGAAAGTCCAATGTCTCTGTCAGTTGCAAATAAGCCTGTAGACTCTCAGTTATCAACTCCTGCCATTGAGCCCGAATTGGTTTTTGTAAGGCCAAAGAAGCGAAAAACTGCCACATCTGAACTCATACCATGGCATGAAGAAATATTAGAAGGTTCTGAAAGGCTTCGAGATATTAG TACGGCTGAGTTAGATTGGGCTCGAAGTGCAAACAGACTGATTGAGAAG gtTGAAGGCAGTGTGGAGGTAGTTGAAGATTTGTCAGCAGTTGTGAAGTCAAAAAGAAGGCTTGTCTTGACTACACAGCTCATGCAGCAACTACTTGGCCCTCCTCCAGCTTCAGTTCTTGTAGCAGACGTGAAGTTGCATCATGAGAGTATGGTCTACTCAGTTGCCAGATTAGCATTAGGAGAAGCATGCAGTTCAATTTCATGGTCCAGATGTGATACACTTTTGGCTCCCGGCAGTAAGAACTT ACTGCATGAAAAGTGTAAATCGTCTGATAAAATTGATCAGTACATTTTGAAAGTTACGGACTTTGTTGGTAGAACAAGGAAACTGGAAGACGATATATTAAG ATTAAATAGCAAAGCCTCAATTCTAGACTTGAGGTTGGAATGTCAAGATCTGGAAAGATATTCTGTCATCAATCGATTTGCGAAGTTCCATGGGAGGGGACAAAATGATGGGGTAGAGGCCTCATCATCTTCGGATGCAAATACTAATGCTCAAAAATCGTTCCCCCTTAAATATGTTACTGCAGTTCCATTGCCTAGGAATCTCCCAGACAGGGTACAATGTCTCTCactttga